The Arthrobacter sp. PM3 genome contains the following window.
CGCGGCGATATCGACGCCCTGCCGATCATCGAGGAAACGGGCCTCGAGTTCGCCTCCAAGAACCACGGCGTCACCCACGCCTGCGGCCACGACGTCCACACCACCACGATGCTCGGCATCGCCTTGGTGCTGCAGCGCATGCACGAGCGCTCCCCGCTGCGGGGCACAGTCCGGATCATCTTCCAGCCCGCCGAGGAGACCATGCCCGGCGGCGCCACCTCCTGCATCGAGCAGGGCGTCCTGGACGGCGTGCCCCGCATTCTCGCGCTGCACTGCGACCCCCGGATCGAGGTCGGCAAGATCGGCACCCGGATCGGGGCCATCACCTCCGCCTCAGACACCATCAAAATTGAACTCTCCGGCCGCGGCGGACACACCTCCCGCCCGCACCTGACCGAGGAACTGGTCTTCGCCCTGGCGCAGATCGCCGTCAACGTTCCCGCCGTGCTGTCCCGCCGCGTCGATGTCCGCAGTGGCGTCTCCGTGGTCTGGGGCCAGATCTCCGCGGGCTCGGCCCCCAATGCGATTCCCGGCAGCGGGTACATGGCCGGCACCATGCGGTGCCTGGACCGCGAGGCCTGGCACGACGCCGGCGAGCTGCTCGACGAGGTCGTCCGGCAGATCGCCGAGCCGTACGGCGTCGACGTCCACCTGGAACACACCCGCGGCGTGCCGCCGGTGGTCAATTCCGAGCACGAGACCGCGCTGATCGAGGCCGCTGCGCGCGCCGAAATCGGCGAGAGCGCCGTGGTCCTGACCCCGCAGTCCATGGGCGGCGAGGACTTCGCCTGGTTCCTGGCCGACACCCCCGGCGCCATGATGCGCCTTGGCACCAAGACCCCCGGCGGGGAAGAGTACGACCTCCACCGCGGCGACTATATCGTGGATGAGCGGGCCCTCGGCCTCGGCATCCGGGTGCTTACGGCAGCGGCCCTGCGCACCATCCGCGACCTCTAAAGTCCCGGCCCGGGCCCTGTGCCCGCGGAGTTCCACCACCTTTGTCTCGCTGTCCGGAGGGGGTATGGCGCGGGATGGCCTGCCTCGTGCGCAACCGTTGAGCATGCTCTCCGGGTGGGCCGGCGCGTGCGTAACCATTGAGCATGCTCTCCGGGTGGGCCGGCGCGTGCGTAACCATTGAGCATGCTCTCCGGGTGGGCCGGCGCGTGGACATGTGGGGCATTTGTCCGTTGCTGCGGCCAGGGGGAGAGCATGTCCCGCGGCGTGGGGGACGAGGAATGGGCATGCCCTTTGGTAGGGCCGCTGGGTGCGTGAGGAATGGGCATGCTCTCCTGTTGGGCCGGAGGGTGCGCGAGGAATGAGCATGCTCTCCGGGTGGGCCCGCGCGTGGACATGTGGGGCATATGTCCGTTGCTGCGGCCAGGGGGAGAGCATGTCCCGCGGCGTGGGGGACGAAGAATGGGCATGCCCTTTGGTAGGGCCGCTGGATGAGCATGTCCCCTCGGGAATAGTTGGGTTGTGCACAACTGAATTGTGCACAGGTAAATTGTGCGGTAGTCTCGAACTATGACGACGCCAGAGACCGCCCGCCCCGCCGGTCCGGAAGCCCTGCGCCTGAACCGGCAGGTGTGCTTCGCGATGTACTCGGCCTCCCGCGCCGCCACGGCGGTGTACCGGCCCATGCTGGAGGAGCTCGGCCTGACGTACCCGCAGTACCTGGCCATGCTGGTGCTGTGGGAGGCGGAACCGCGCAGCGTCCGTGAACTGGGGGAGGAGCTCGGGCTCGACTCCGGCACGCTCTCGCCGCTGCTCAAGCGGCTCGAGGCCCTCGGGCTGGTCGAGCGCCGCCGGTCCGCCGAGGACGAGCGGCGGGTCGAAATCTTCCTGACCGACGCCGGAGCGGCCCTGCGTGAAAAGGCCGGCGGCATTCCGCAGCGCCTCGCTGACGCCGCCGGGCTCACCGCCGTGGAACTCGACCAGCTCCGCGAAACCCTGGGCCGGCTGACCGCCGCGCTGCACGCCTCCCACTGAGCCTTCGCGGCGGACGCCACCGACGTCGAAATCGCTGGAGGCGTGCCAACTCGCCGGATGATTACGGCGACTGCGCACGCTTCCGGCGATTTCCCCGCTGAACCCCTGATTTCCTCGACGAGAACGGATACTCATGAAGACCCTTTACACAGCCGAGGCCCTGGCCTCCGGCGAAGGCCGCGACGGCACCGCTGTCAGCAAGGACGGCAAGCTCAGCGTCACCCTCGCCAGCCCGGTGGAACTTGGCGGTGACGGCGCGGGGACCAACCCGGAGCAGCTTTTTGCCGCGGGCTACGCCGCGTGCTTCCACTCCGCTCTCCGCCTGGTCGGCCGCCAGCAGAAAGCCGACCTGAGCGATTCCGCCGTCGCCGCGAAGATCCACCTCGGCGCCCTCGACGGCGGCGCCGGCTACGGCATCGCCGCCGAACTGGAAATCGCCCTGCCCGCCGTGGACCGCGCAACGGCCGAGACCCTCGTGGCGAAAGCCCACGAGGTCTGCCCCTATTCCAACGCCACCCGTGGCAACATCACTGTCGACATCACGATCCTGGAGGTCGCCGCATGAGCACCAACACCAGCACCCGCACCCTGCCCGCCACCACGCGGGAGATCCAGCTCGCCTCCCGCCCGCACGGCCGTCCCGTCCCGGACAACTTCCGCCTCGCCGAATCGGTGCTGCCGGAACTCCAGGACGGCCAGGTCCTGGTCCGCAACCTCTACATCTCCGTGGACCCGTACATGCGCGGCCGCATGAACGACGTGAAGTCGTACTCTGCACCGTTCGCCCTGGACGCCGCCATGGAGGGCGGCGCCGTCGGCGAGGTCATCGCCTCCCGCTCGGCCGACCGCGCGGTGGGGGACACCGTCGTGCACAGCCTCGGCTGGCGGGAATACGCCGTCGTCGACGCGGCCGCCACCGCCCCGGCCCGCACGGACCTGGCCCCCGCCTCCGCTTTCCTCGGCGCGCTCGGCATGACCGGCCTGACCGCCTACGCGGGGCTGCTGAAAGTCGCGGAGTTCAAGCCCGGCGAGGTCGTCTTCGTCTCCGGCGCCGCCGGGGCCGTCGGCTCCCTGGTGGGGCAGATCGCCAAGGCGATGGGCGCCTCACGCGTGATCGGCAGCGCGGGCTCCCCGGAAAAGGTGGCCCGCCTGCTCGAGCTCGGCTTCGACGCCGCCTTCAACTACCACGACGGACCAGTGGCCGAACAGCTGGCTGCGGCCGCGGGGGAGCGGGGGATTGACGTCTACTTCGACAACGTCGGCGGCGAGCACCTCGAGGCCGCGCTGTCCGCCCTCACCGTCGGCGGCCGGGTGGCCATGTGCGGTGCCATCGCCCAGTACAACTCCACGGAGCCGACGCCGGCGCCGCGGAACCTGATGCTGGCGATCGGCAAGCAGCTGACCCTCAAGGGATTCCTGGTCGGCGGCTACTGGCAGTACATGGGCGAGTTCGTTGAGAAGCTCTCGGGCTGGCTGGCCGACGGCACGGTCCGTTACGACGAGACCATCGTGGACGGCCTGGAGAACGCCCCGCAAGCCTTCATGGACCTGCTCGACGGCGGCAACACCGGCAAGATGCTCGTCCGGCTGTAGCCAGCGCCGGCACAGCCCCTGTACGCGGACGCCTCCGGCGCCGGTCCCCTCGGGGCCGGTGCCGGAGGCGTCCGCATGCCCGGGCCCGCAGCCGGGACCGGCTACCGCAAGGTAACAAGTTCTCAACAATCTGGGTAATTGCTGTGAAGTCTGCTACGTCGACGTGTCGCAGGACACTACAGTGGCTTCATCAGTGCGCCTCGGCGCAGTGCTGCGAATCCATCAGTGACAACAGAATTCAGCGGAACACCGCAGACAGACACTCATTGAGCTCCCGTCGTAGCGCTTACTCTTTCTTCCTGGAGGAAAATTGAAGAACTCTCTGCGTGCCACCTTCAAGCGCGGATCAATGGCCGGCGTCGCCACCGCGGGCGCGGCTGCACTCCTGCTGTCCGGCTGCGGGGCTGCCCCGGAGGCCAGCACCGCCACCCAGACCGCCAGCAACTACACCGGCTGCATCGTGTCCGACTCGGGTGGGTTCGACGACCAGTCGTTCAACCAGTCTTCCTACGAGGGCCTGAAGAAGACCGAAAAAGACCTCGGCATCAAGACCAACCAGGCGGAGTCCAAGACCAACAACGACTTCGAGCCGAACCTGCGCGCCATGGTCGCCGCGGGCTGCAACCTGACCATCACGGTCGGCTTCCTCCTCGGCGACGCCACCAAGGCGCAGGCCACGGCGAACCCGGACAAGCACTTCGCCATCATCGACTACGGCTACGACACCCCGATCAGCAACGTCAAGCCGATCATCTACGACACCGCCCAGGCCGCATTCCTGGCCGGCTACCTCGCAGCCGGCACCACCAAGACCGGAACGGTCGCCACCTTCGGCGGCATCAAGATCCCCACGGTCACCATTTTCATGGACGGCTTCGCCGACGGCGTGAAGTACTACAACGAAAAGAAGGGCAAGGACGTCAAGCTGCTGGGCTGGGACAAAGCCAAGCAGGACGGCTCCTTCACCGGTGACTTCGAAAAGCAGGACAAGGGCAAGCAGTTCACCCAGAACTTCCTGGACCAGGGCGCCGACATCGTCATGCCCGTCGCCGGTCCGGTCGGCAAGGGCGCGGGCGCCGCGCTGAAGGAAGCCAAGGCCGCAGGCAAGGACGTCAAGCTCATCTGGGTTGACTCCGACGGCTTCCTCACGGCCCCGGATTACAAGGACATCATGCTCTCCTCCGTCATGAAGCTGATGGGCGAGGCCGTCGAGACCGTCGTCAAGCAGGACAAGGACGGCCAGTTCACCAACGCGCCGTATGTCGGCACCCTCGCGAACGACGGCGTCCAGCTGGCTCCGTTCCACGACCTGGACTCCCAGGTTCCGGCCGAACTGAAGTCCGAGCTCGACCAGATCAAGAAGGACATCGCCGACGGCAAGCTGAAGGTTGAATCCGCAGCAAGCCCGAAGTCCTAACTTCCTTCGCTAAGCGCCACGGCCCGTCCGGTCACCACCGCACGGGCTGTGGCGCTTTTCGTTGCGGCCCCGCTGCGGCCCGGACCGCAGGCACTAAGCTGGTGCTGCAGCCCCCACTACGCGTCCGGACCAAGCCTTCCGGACACCTCGAGATTGGTCAGAGTTTTGAAACTTGAACTCAAGGGCATTACTAAACGCTTCGGCTCCCTGGTAGCAAACGATCACATCGATGTGGTTGTTGAACCCGGGCAGATCCACTGTCTGCTCGGCGAGAACGGCGCTGGCAAGTCCACGCTGATGAACGTCCTCTACGGACTGTACGAGCCCACCGAGGGCGAAATCCTGATTGACGACAAACCGGTCACCTTCCGCGGCCCCGGCGACGCCATGGCCGCCGGCATCGGCATGGTGCACCAGCACTTCATGCTCGTCCCCGTCTTCACCGTCGCGGAAAACGTGGCCCTGGGCGCGGAAACCACCAAGACCGGCGGATTCCTGGACCTCGATGACACCCGGCGGAAGATCCGGGAGATCTCCGACCGCTACGGCTTCGACGTCGACCCCGACGCCCTGATCGAGGACCTCCCCGTCGGCGTGCAGCAGCGGGTGGAAATCATCAAGGCCCTGGTCCGCGACGCCAAGGTGCTCATCCTGGACGAACCCACGGCCGTGCTGACCCCGCAGGACACCGACGAGCTCCTGGACATCATGCGCCAGCTCAAGAGCCACGGCACCTCCATCGTCTTCATTTCGCACAAGCTCCGCGAGGTCAAAGCCGTCTCGGACACCATCACCGTCATCCGGCGCGGCAAAGTTGTGGGCACGGCCGATCCCGGCGCCTCCACCACCGAGCTGGCATCCATGATGGTGGGCCGCGCCGTGAGCCTGACCCTGGACAAGGCACCCGCCAATCCGCAGGAAACCACGTTTGAGGTCAAGGACCTCACCGTGATCGCGCCCAGCGGCCAGCACGTCGTGGACGGCATCAGCTTCGGGATCGCCCGCGGCGAGATCCTCGCCGTGGCCGGCGTCCAGGGCAACGGCCAGACCGAACTGACCGAGGCCATCCTGGGCCTGCACGACCGGGTCCACGGCTCGATCACCCTCGACGGCGAAGAACTCCTGGGCCGCAGCGTCAAGGACGTCCTGAACGCCGGCGTCGGGTTCGTCCCCGAAGACCGCTCCCTGGACGGTCTGATCGGGACCTTCTCGATCGCCGAGAACCTGATCCTGGACCGCTACGACCGGGCCCCGTTCGCCAAGGGCATCAGCATGAGCCCGGCCAAGGTCCTGGAGAACGCCAAGACCCGGATCGAGGAATTCGACGTCCGCACCCCGTCCGGCTCCCTGGCCGCCGGCACGCTGTCCGGCGGCAACCAGCAAAAGGTCGTCATGGCGCGGGAACTGTCCCGGCCGCTGCGGCTCTTCATCGCCTCCCAGCCCACCCGCGGCGTGGACGTGGGGTCCATCGAGTTCCTGCACAAGCGGATCGTCGCTGAACGGGACCATGGCACGCCGGTCATGATCGTCTCCACCGAACTGGACGAGGTCATTGAACTCGCCGACCGGATCGCCGTCCTCTACAAGGGCCGGCTGGTCGGAATCGTCCCGGCCGGCACCGGCCGCGACGTCCTCGGCCTGATGATGGCCGGAGTGTCGCCGGCCGAAGCCCAGGCCGAGGCCGCCGGGCGGCACCCGGCGCAGAGCCCCGCAGATACCCCCGCCCCGAACCCGGCAACCGCCCCGTCCGAGCAGGAGCCCCGCTCCGGCGCCGTAGGAGACCACCATGAGTGAGAACACCGGGCCGCGCCGCGCGGCCGCACCGGACCCGGACCGGATTCCGGCAGACCAGGCCATCGACGCGGACATTGAGACGCCCGACGAGGACGACGAAGCGTACGTCACCTCGCTGGACACCGCCGGCGGCGCCATGCAGCCCTCCGCGGTCCCGGTCTCGACCCAAAGCGGCCACCTTCCCGGCACCCCGGACGAGCCCGAGTCGCTGATGCGCAGAATCTTCACCGGCAACGGCATGGTGACCATCCTGGCCGTGCTGCTCGCCCTGGTCCTCGGCGGACTCCTGATCGCCGTCACGGACAAAGTGGTCGGCACCACCGCGGGCTACTTCTTCGCCCGTCCCACGGATTTCCTCACCGCCGTCTGGTCTGCCGCCACCCGGTCCTACGTCGCCCTCTTCCAGGGCGCGGTCTTCAACCCCCGCGGGACCGGCGTGGCCGGGCAGTTCGCCCCGCTCATGGAGACGCTGACCATCGCCACGCCCCTGATCACCGCGGGCCTCGGCGTGGCGCTGGCCTTCCGCGCCGGCCTGTTCAACATTGGTGCGCAGGGCCAGATCATCATGGCCGGCATCCTGGCCTCGTGGGTCGGTTTCGCCCTGCACCTGCCGCTGGGGCTGCACCTGCTGCTGGTCCTGGTGGCCGGCGTCGTCGGCGGTGCCGTCTGGGGCGGAATCGTGGGCGTGCTCAAAGCCCGCACGGGTGCCCATGAGGTCATCGTGACCATCATGTTCAACTACATCGCCCTGTATCTGCTGCGCTACCTGCTCGACACGGACCTGTTCCAGCGCCCGGGCGAGTCCACCCCGATTTCCCCGATCCTGGACCCCAACGCCGTGTACCCGCTGCTCTTCGGCAGCCAGTACCGGCTCCACTTGGGCTTCCTGCTGGCCATCGCGGCCACGGTCTTCGTCTGGTGGCTGCTGAACCGTTCCACGATCGGCTTCGAATTCCGGGCCGTCGGCGCCAACCCGAAGGCCGCCCTCACCGCCGGCATCAACGTCTCCCGGGCCACGGTCCTGGTAATGACCATCGCCGGTGGCCTGGCGGGCCTGGCCGGCGTCGCCCAGGTGGCCGGGACCGAGAAGGTCCTGACTGACGGAGTCGCGGCGACCTACGGTTTTGACGCGATCACCGTGGCCCTGCTGGGCCGCTCGTCCCCGTGGGGCACCTTCGCGGCCGGCCTGCTGTTCGGAGCATTCCGGGCAGGCGCCGTCCAGATGCAGATCCAGACCGGAACGCCGATCGACATCGTGCTCGTCGTCCAGTCGCTGATCGTGCTGTTCATCGCGGCGCCGCCCCTGGTCCGGGCCATTTTCGGGCTCAACCCGCGCAAGAAGAAGTCCGCCACCGCCGGCACCCCCAAGCAGGCAGCAACCACCGGAGGTGCCGCATGAGCACAACAGCAACCTCGCCCGTCAAACCGCAGCCGGAGAAGAACCACACGCCGGGGCAGTCCGCCAAGCCCGTGACCTGGAAG
Protein-coding sequences here:
- a CDS encoding amidohydrolase, with the protein product MRNYSTEAEPTTLVGPWLEPLLPELIAFRRDLHAHPELSFKEFRTTDKLAKRLEEAGLKPRRLEGTGLTVDVGQGPIATALRGDIDALPIIEETGLEFASKNHGVTHACGHDVHTTTMLGIALVLQRMHERSPLRGTVRIIFQPAEETMPGGATSCIEQGVLDGVPRILALHCDPRIEVGKIGTRIGAITSASDTIKIELSGRGGHTSRPHLTEELVFALAQIAVNVPAVLSRRVDVRSGVSVVWGQISAGSAPNAIPGSGYMAGTMRCLDREAWHDAGELLDEVVRQIAEPYGVDVHLEHTRGVPPVVNSEHETALIEAAARAEIGESAVVLTPQSMGGEDFAWFLADTPGAMMRLGTKTPGGEEYDLHRGDYIVDERALGLGIRVLTAAALRTIRDL
- a CDS encoding MarR family winged helix-turn-helix transcriptional regulator, whose product is MTTPETARPAGPEALRLNRQVCFAMYSASRAATAVYRPMLEELGLTYPQYLAMLVLWEAEPRSVRELGEELGLDSGTLSPLLKRLEALGLVERRRSAEDERRVEIFLTDAGAALREKAGGIPQRLADAAGLTAVELDQLRETLGRLTAALHASH
- a CDS encoding organic hydroperoxide resistance protein, coding for MKTLYTAEALASGEGRDGTAVSKDGKLSVTLASPVELGGDGAGTNPEQLFAAGYAACFHSALRLVGRQQKADLSDSAVAAKIHLGALDGGAGYGIAAELEIALPAVDRATAETLVAKAHEVCPYSNATRGNITVDITILEVAA
- a CDS encoding NADP-dependent oxidoreductase; protein product: MSTNTSTRTLPATTREIQLASRPHGRPVPDNFRLAESVLPELQDGQVLVRNLYISVDPYMRGRMNDVKSYSAPFALDAAMEGGAVGEVIASRSADRAVGDTVVHSLGWREYAVVDAAATAPARTDLAPASAFLGALGMTGLTAYAGLLKVAEFKPGEVVFVSGAAGAVGSLVGQIAKAMGASRVIGSAGSPEKVARLLELGFDAAFNYHDGPVAEQLAAAAGERGIDVYFDNVGGEHLEAALSALTVGGRVAMCGAIAQYNSTEPTPAPRNLMLAIGKQLTLKGFLVGGYWQYMGEFVEKLSGWLADGTVRYDETIVDGLENAPQAFMDLLDGGNTGKMLVRL
- a CDS encoding BMP family protein, yielding MAGVATAGAAALLLSGCGAAPEASTATQTASNYTGCIVSDSGGFDDQSFNQSSYEGLKKTEKDLGIKTNQAESKTNNDFEPNLRAMVAAGCNLTITVGFLLGDATKAQATANPDKHFAIIDYGYDTPISNVKPIIYDTAQAAFLAGYLAAGTTKTGTVATFGGIKIPTVTIFMDGFADGVKYYNEKKGKDVKLLGWDKAKQDGSFTGDFEKQDKGKQFTQNFLDQGADIVMPVAGPVGKGAGAALKEAKAAGKDVKLIWVDSDGFLTAPDYKDIMLSSVMKLMGEAVETVVKQDKDGQFTNAPYVGTLANDGVQLAPFHDLDSQVPAELKSELDQIKKDIADGKLKVESAASPKS
- a CDS encoding ABC transporter ATP-binding protein, which encodes MKLELKGITKRFGSLVANDHIDVVVEPGQIHCLLGENGAGKSTLMNVLYGLYEPTEGEILIDDKPVTFRGPGDAMAAGIGMVHQHFMLVPVFTVAENVALGAETTKTGGFLDLDDTRRKIREISDRYGFDVDPDALIEDLPVGVQQRVEIIKALVRDAKVLILDEPTAVLTPQDTDELLDIMRQLKSHGTSIVFISHKLREVKAVSDTITVIRRGKVVGTADPGASTTELASMMVGRAVSLTLDKAPANPQETTFEVKDLTVIAPSGQHVVDGISFGIARGEILAVAGVQGNGQTELTEAILGLHDRVHGSITLDGEELLGRSVKDVLNAGVGFVPEDRSLDGLIGTFSIAENLILDRYDRAPFAKGISMSPAKVLENAKTRIEEFDVRTPSGSLAAGTLSGGNQQKVVMARELSRPLRLFIASQPTRGVDVGSIEFLHKRIVAERDHGTPVMIVSTELDEVIELADRIAVLYKGRLVGIVPAGTGRDVLGLMMAGVSPAEAQAEAAGRHPAQSPADTPAPNPATAPSEQEPRSGAVGDHHE
- a CDS encoding ABC transporter permease; amino-acid sequence: MSENTGPRRAAAPDPDRIPADQAIDADIETPDEDDEAYVTSLDTAGGAMQPSAVPVSTQSGHLPGTPDEPESLMRRIFTGNGMVTILAVLLALVLGGLLIAVTDKVVGTTAGYFFARPTDFLTAVWSAATRSYVALFQGAVFNPRGTGVAGQFAPLMETLTIATPLITAGLGVALAFRAGLFNIGAQGQIIMAGILASWVGFALHLPLGLHLLLVLVAGVVGGAVWGGIVGVLKARTGAHEVIVTIMFNYIALYLLRYLLDTDLFQRPGESTPISPILDPNAVYPLLFGSQYRLHLGFLLAIAATVFVWWLLNRSTIGFEFRAVGANPKAALTAGINVSRATVLVMTIAGGLAGLAGVAQVAGTEKVLTDGVAATYGFDAITVALLGRSSPWGTFAAGLLFGAFRAGAVQMQIQTGTPIDIVLVVQSLIVLFIAAPPLVRAIFGLNPRKKKSATAGTPKQAATTGGAA